In Streptomyces sp. NBC_00483, a single window of DNA contains:
- a CDS encoding TetR/AcrR family transcriptional regulator has protein sequence MDGSGRGRPRSESARTAVLHAVDDLLVEVGYAALTMKGIAERAGVGRQTVYRWWSNKAEVLYEASVLDAQQELAVPRSGDARKDVETYLDALVAFLAHSHAGAAYRALIGEAQHDPDVALLLASRDILGESAAATVETARTAGNTALSAEQATALLIGPPFFRILTGHDASGIDTKALADQFMQVLRSP, from the coding sequence ATGGATGGCAGCGGCCGTGGACGACCGCGCAGTGAGAGCGCACGGACCGCCGTGCTGCACGCCGTTGACGACCTCTTGGTCGAAGTCGGCTATGCGGCACTGACGATGAAGGGCATCGCGGAGCGGGCAGGCGTGGGCCGGCAGACCGTGTACCGCTGGTGGTCGAACAAGGCAGAGGTCCTGTACGAGGCGAGCGTGCTCGACGCCCAGCAAGAACTGGCGGTGCCTCGCAGCGGTGACGCCCGCAAGGACGTGGAGACCTACCTCGACGCCCTCGTCGCCTTCCTGGCGCACTCGCACGCTGGAGCGGCCTACCGGGCCCTCATCGGGGAGGCCCAGCACGATCCGGACGTCGCGCTTCTACTGGCCTCCCGGGACATCCTCGGAGAGAGCGCCGCGGCAACAGTGGAAACGGCTCGCACCGCCGGCAACACCGCCCTGTCCGCGGAACAGGCGACCGCGCTCCTGATCGGGCCACCCTTCTTCCGCATCCTCACCGGGCACGACGCGAGCGGCATCGACACCAAGGCGCTTGCGGACCAGTTCATGCAAGTCCTGCGTTCACCCTGA
- a CDS encoding MarR family winged helix-turn-helix transcriptional regulator, which produces MTPTPTPQGTDGSQAADEPQNTVDALVQLSFLVQGILSRMAADHDLSLIQVRLLGILRDRTPGMLELARHLGLDKSSMTGLASRAEKRGLVERRPSPHDGRSVLIALTPTGRALAELCAAEMDQAVTELTEPLTATERGDLRAVAAKLLRAAAPGDGASGA; this is translated from the coding sequence GTGACACCCACCCCCACTCCCCAGGGGACGGACGGCTCCCAGGCTGCGGACGAACCCCAGAACACCGTCGACGCCCTGGTCCAGCTTTCCTTCCTGGTCCAGGGGATCCTCTCCCGCATGGCCGCCGACCACGACCTGTCCCTGATTCAGGTCCGTCTCCTCGGCATCCTGCGTGACCGCACACCCGGCATGCTCGAACTCGCCCGCCACCTGGGCCTGGACAAGTCCTCCATGACCGGACTGGCGAGCCGCGCCGAGAAGCGCGGGCTGGTGGAACGCCGCCCCTCACCGCACGACGGCCGCAGCGTCCTGATCGCCCTCACTCCGACGGGCCGCGCCCTCGCGGAACTGTGCGCCGCAGAGATGGACCAGGCCGTCACCGAACTGACCGAGCCGCTGACAGCCACGGAGCGCGGCGACCTTCGGGCAGTGGCGGCGAAACTCCTGCGCGCCGCCGCCCCGGGCGACGGGGCCTCCGGCGCGTAG
- a CDS encoding LysE family translocator encodes MPTHLPAFLATTLLLSMLPGPGQALMTRQTLMGGPRAAWATIAGNSTGIVLWSLAASAGLSAVLLANPHALEVVRLVGGAVLVWLGISTLRASRKSNATAEGGGAVRSWKGFAVGLGTNLGNAKAGVFAVSMLPQFVTDGGSLLVSGTVLGVVWALVTAAWYVAFTWAVGRGRRLVSRPAVQRGLQVTTGGVLLVLGVAVASGL; translated from the coding sequence GTGCCCACCCACCTCCCCGCGTTCCTCGCCACCACCCTCCTGCTGTCGATGCTGCCGGGACCCGGCCAGGCACTCATGACCCGGCAGACACTCATGGGCGGGCCTCGCGCCGCTTGGGCGACCATCGCGGGCAACTCCACGGGGATCGTGCTCTGGTCACTCGCCGCGTCCGCCGGCCTCTCCGCTGTCCTGCTCGCCAACCCGCACGCGCTCGAGGTCGTCCGCCTCGTGGGCGGGGCCGTACTGGTGTGGCTGGGAATCTCCACCCTGCGGGCATCGAGGAAGAGCAACGCCACAGCCGAGGGCGGTGGGGCGGTGCGCTCCTGGAAGGGATTCGCCGTCGGGCTGGGAACGAACCTCGGCAACGCCAAGGCGGGAGTCTTCGCCGTCTCGATGCTGCCGCAGTTCGTCACGGACGGCGGGTCACTCCTCGTCTCCGGCACCGTCCTCGGCGTGGTCTGGGCGCTGGTCACGGCCGCCTGGTACGTGGCCTTCACCTGGGCCGTGGGCCGGGGGCGGCGGCTGGTGTCGAGGCCGGCCGTTCAGCGCGGCCTTCAGGTCACCACCGGAGGGGTGTTGCTGGTGCTCGGCGTGGCGGTGGCGTCGGGCCTGTGA
- a CDS encoding enolase C-terminal domain-like protein, whose protein sequence is MSLRSARRPSTSPRGESIYSYQQFTGFIAHDAVRVVQPDATRLGGVTEWRQVSTAVAARARRGWQLRGVGALRGA, encoded by the coding sequence ATGTCGCTCCGCAGCGCTCGACGACCCTCGACATCGCCGCGGGGCGAAAGTATCTACAGCTACCAGCAGTTCACCGGCTTCATCGCCCACGACGCCGTCCGTGTCGTCCAGCCCGACGCCACCCGGCTCGGCGGTGTGACCGAATGGCGGCAGGTGTCCACGGCCGTCGCGGCCCGGGCCCGCCGGGGCTGGCAGCTGCGCGGGGTCGGCGCGTTGCGTGGCGCATAA
- a CDS encoding quinone oxidoreductase family protein — protein sequence MHAAVVHSFDTPPRYDTVDTPTPRGEREILVDVVAAGLHPRVRSSADGSHYTSEGVLPLVPGIDAVGRTAEGELLYFVAPDTALGTMAEQAVVDRRRAIALPPDTDPVAVAAAMNPGMSSWVALRRRIALPAGARVLVLGATGSAGRLAVQIARHLGAERVVAAGRDPGRLALLPGLGADETVSLSGGPEQVAEHLGKSAGDVDVVIDYLWGAATEHALTALLTARPDRSRPLAWIQIGSVAGPDITLPSYLLRAANLQIMGSGQGSVTTAGILAELPSLAAEITSGTFSIDPSPLPLSEVERAWTMPTPPGRRVVLIP from the coding sequence ATGCACGCAGCCGTCGTCCATTCCTTCGACACCCCGCCCCGCTACGACACCGTCGACACCCCCACACCCCGGGGAGAGCGCGAAATCCTCGTGGACGTCGTCGCTGCCGGTCTGCACCCGCGCGTACGATCCTCCGCCGACGGCAGCCACTACACCTCCGAGGGTGTGCTGCCGCTCGTGCCGGGCATCGACGCCGTCGGTCGCACGGCGGAGGGGGAGTTGCTCTACTTCGTCGCCCCGGACACCGCGCTGGGCACGATGGCCGAGCAGGCCGTCGTGGACCGCCGTCGCGCCATCGCCCTGCCGCCCGACACCGACCCGGTCGCGGTGGCCGCGGCCATGAACCCCGGCATGTCCTCCTGGGTCGCCCTGCGCCGCCGCATCGCTCTCCCGGCGGGCGCACGCGTCCTGGTCCTGGGTGCGACCGGCAGCGCAGGCCGGCTCGCCGTGCAGATCGCGCGGCACCTCGGCGCCGAGCGTGTCGTGGCGGCCGGCCGCGATCCCGGGCGGCTGGCCCTGCTGCCCGGCCTGGGCGCGGACGAGACCGTCTCCCTGTCCGGCGGGCCCGAGCAGGTCGCCGAGCACCTCGGCAAGAGCGCCGGCGACGTGGACGTCGTCATCGACTACCTGTGGGGCGCGGCCACCGAGCATGCCCTGACCGCACTGCTGACCGCCCGACCCGACCGGAGCAGGCCCCTGGCCTGGATCCAGATCGGCTCCGTCGCCGGGCCGGACATCACCCTGCCGTCCTACCTCCTCCGCGCCGCCAATCTGCAGATCATGGGCAGCGGCCAAGGCTCGGTCACCACCGCAGGCATCCTCGCCGAACTCCCTTCCCTGGCAGCCGAGATCACCTCCGGAACCTTCTCGATCGACCCGTCCCCGCTACCCCTGTCGGAGGTCGAGCGGGCATGGACGATGCCGACGCCGCCTGGCCGGCGCGTTGTGCTGATCCCCTGA
- a CDS encoding O-methyltransferase, with translation MTASPCTLAEPRVAAALDRMFEAAARDEQAAGPLGAQQFAERDKLTAQQLADVAQDVYMPVSAEGGKLLYNLVRAARPATVVEFGTSYGISTVHLAAAVRDNAVGQVITTEMNHAKAAAARDTFTATGLDDVITVLEGDALETLAGLQKPVDFLFLDGWKDLCLPVLQLLEPHLAPGTLVVADDVELPDLGPYLDHIRDTANGYHSVTFPVEDGLEISCRL, from the coding sequence ATGACCGCATCGCCCTGCACCCTTGCCGAACCACGTGTCGCCGCGGCCCTGGACCGGATGTTCGAGGCCGCAGCGCGCGACGAACAGGCCGCGGGACCTCTCGGGGCCCAGCAGTTCGCCGAGCGGGACAAGCTGACGGCCCAGCAACTCGCCGACGTCGCACAGGACGTCTACATGCCGGTCTCCGCAGAGGGCGGCAAGCTGCTCTACAACCTGGTACGAGCCGCCAGGCCGGCCACGGTCGTCGAGTTCGGGACCTCGTACGGGATCTCCACGGTGCACTTGGCCGCGGCCGTCCGCGACAACGCGGTTGGTCAGGTCATCACCACTGAGATGAACCACGCCAAGGCGGCGGCTGCGCGGGACACCTTTACCGCCACCGGCCTCGACGACGTGATCACCGTGCTGGAGGGCGACGCCCTGGAAACGCTTGCCGGACTGCAAAAGCCGGTCGATTTCCTGTTCCTGGACGGGTGGAAGGACCTGTGCCTGCCCGTGCTGCAACTCCTCGAGCCGCATCTCGCCCCGGGAACCCTCGTCGTCGCCGACGACGTCGAACTGCCCGACCTCGGCCCCTACTTGGACCACATTCGCGACACCGCCAACGGCTACCACAGTGTCACCTTCCCTGTGGAGGACGGCTTGGAGATCAGCTGTCGCTTGTAA
- a CDS encoding DUF6131 family protein encodes MIVLGAILLIIGLLVGISLLTIVGSVLVVVGAVLWIAGSTGRAVGGRKHYF; translated from the coding sequence ATGATTGTCCTCGGCGCCATCTTGCTCATCATCGGCCTGCTGGTCGGTATTTCGCTGCTTACGATCGTCGGCAGTGTGCTCGTCGTGGTCGGCGCGGTTCTGTGGATCGCCGGTTCGACGGGCCGCGCGGTCGGCGGGCGCAAGCACTACTTCTGA
- a CDS encoding alkyl/aryl-sulfatase, translating into MTDAADLPFDDTTDFENADRGFIDALVPAVVKGADGQVVYDNDAYAFLKADCPDTAHPSLWRQAQLCARQGLYEVTEGVYQIRGLDLSNMTLVEGERGVIVVDPLLSVETATAGLALYRQHRGERPVTGLIYTHSHGDHFGGSRGVLPRGTEQDVPILAPAGFLEHAVSENVYAGNAMTRRAIFMYGDRLPKSPEGQISAGLGMTTSNGTISLIPPTLDITHTGQEETIDGVRIVFQLTPGTEAPAEMNFLFPEKRALCLAENATHNMHNILTLRGAVVRDARVWSQYLDEAIEYFADAYDVAFASHHWPTWGHDNVVQFLATQRDLYAYMHDQTLRMLNNGLTAPEIAEEIQLPPALENSWHARGYYGSLSHNVKAIYQRYLGWFDGNIAHLWEHPPAQLAQRYVELAGGADEALSKAHGYVDAGDLRFAATLLNHIVFAEPSREDAKELLAQVYEKLGHGAENGTWRNFFLTSAMELRHGVNPIAIDTTNPEMAMALTTDMLLDSIAIRIDGPRAWDENLTVDLVLTDENTRHRLTLHNGALTHRTTAAAKPSADLTLTLTKPQLLGILAGKGLDGVSVDGDPKALATLFSYVTEPDKAFPIVTP; encoded by the coding sequence ATGACCGACGCCGCCGACCTGCCCTTCGACGACACCACCGACTTCGAGAACGCGGACCGGGGGTTCATCGACGCCCTCGTCCCCGCGGTCGTGAAGGGCGCCGACGGACAGGTCGTCTACGACAACGACGCGTACGCCTTCCTCAAGGCCGACTGCCCCGACACCGCGCACCCCAGCCTGTGGCGCCAGGCCCAGCTCTGCGCCCGCCAGGGACTGTACGAGGTCACCGAGGGCGTCTACCAGATCCGCGGCCTGGACCTGTCGAACATGACGCTCGTCGAGGGCGAGCGCGGTGTCATCGTCGTCGACCCGCTGCTGAGCGTGGAGACGGCCACCGCGGGCCTCGCCCTGTACCGGCAGCACCGCGGCGAACGCCCGGTCACCGGCCTCATCTACACGCACTCGCACGGCGACCACTTCGGCGGCTCGCGCGGCGTCCTGCCGCGTGGCACCGAGCAGGACGTGCCGATCCTCGCCCCGGCCGGTTTCCTGGAGCACGCGGTCAGCGAGAACGTGTACGCGGGCAACGCCATGACCCGCCGCGCGATCTTCATGTACGGCGACCGGCTGCCGAAGTCGCCCGAGGGCCAGATCAGCGCCGGCCTCGGCATGACCACCTCGAACGGCACGATCAGCCTCATCCCGCCGACCCTGGACATCACGCACACCGGGCAGGAGGAGACGATCGACGGTGTCCGCATCGTCTTCCAGCTCACCCCGGGCACCGAGGCACCGGCCGAGATGAACTTCCTCTTCCCCGAGAAGCGGGCCCTGTGCCTGGCCGAGAACGCCACGCACAACATGCACAACATCCTGACCCTGCGCGGTGCCGTCGTCCGCGACGCCCGTGTCTGGTCCCAGTACCTCGACGAGGCCATCGAGTACTTCGCCGACGCCTACGACGTCGCGTTCGCCTCGCACCACTGGCCGACCTGGGGCCACGACAACGTCGTCCAGTTCCTCGCCACCCAGCGCGACCTGTACGCGTACATGCACGACCAGACGCTGCGCATGCTGAACAACGGCCTGACCGCCCCGGAGATCGCCGAGGAGATCCAGCTGCCGCCGGCCCTGGAGAACTCCTGGCACGCGCGCGGCTACTACGGCTCCCTCTCCCACAACGTCAAGGCGATCTACCAGCGCTACCTCGGCTGGTTCGACGGCAACATCGCCCACCTCTGGGAGCACCCCCCGGCCCAACTGGCCCAGCGATACGTGGAGTTGGCGGGCGGAGCCGACGAGGCGTTGTCCAAGGCCCACGGCTACGTCGACGCGGGAGACCTGCGCTTCGCCGCCACCCTCCTCAATCACATCGTCTTCGCCGAGCCGTCCCGCGAGGACGCCAAGGAACTCCTCGCCCAGGTCTACGAGAAGCTCGGCCACGGCGCGGAGAACGGCACCTGGCGCAACTTCTTCCTGACCTCCGCGATGGAACTGCGCCACGGCGTGAACCCCATCGCCATCGACACCACCAACCCCGAGATGGCGATGGCGCTGACCACGGACATGCTCCTGGACTCCATCGCCATCCGCATCGACGGCCCCCGCGCCTGGGACGAGAACCTCACCGTCGACCTCGTCCTGACCGACGAGAACACCCGGCACCGCCTCACCCTCCACAACGGCGCCCTCACCCACCGCACGACGGCCGCCGCCAAGCCCTCCGCGGACCTGACCCTCACCCTCACCAAGCCCCAACTCCTGGGCATCCTCGCCGGAAAGGGCCTCGACGGCGTGAGCGTGGACGGCGACCCGAAGGCCCTCGCCACCCTCTTCTCGTACGTCACCGAACCCGACAAGGCGTTCCCGATCGTCACGCCCTGA
- a CDS encoding LysR family transcriptional regulator, giving the protein MHVEPDQLRLLALIDRHGSLTGAAHALGLTPAAVTQRVARWERDCAAPLVTRSARGARLTEAGLLLAAHGEVIEAETAKAAAGLAGLLGHLALRLRVGAFQAAALHLLPPALTALRHRHPDADVSVIDVISARATDQITAGRLDVAVAAQWGPSFTAPAGVAVHPLLVDPMVVVLPDDHPLAVERPPGTALTLRELRDASWVAITSGQGPREQLELLTAKAGFAPRVRFETESYDVAQALVASGVGVALVSRLALTHVPGTTHRDLAEPRPHRRIHAVTPTDTSLTPLVGAFLHLLDDVARELADTDTDTDTDTGEGQGQESTGT; this is encoded by the coding sequence ATGCACGTCGAACCCGACCAGCTGCGGCTCCTCGCCCTCATCGACCGGCACGGCTCCCTCACCGGGGCGGCGCACGCGCTCGGGCTCACCCCGGCGGCGGTGACCCAGCGAGTGGCCCGGTGGGAGCGGGACTGTGCGGCGCCACTGGTGACCAGGAGCGCACGCGGAGCGCGGCTGACCGAGGCGGGGCTGCTGCTTGCCGCGCACGGCGAGGTCATCGAGGCGGAGACGGCCAAGGCCGCCGCAGGGCTGGCCGGCCTCCTTGGCCACCTGGCCCTGCGGCTGCGGGTGGGCGCGTTCCAGGCGGCCGCACTGCACCTGCTGCCGCCGGCTCTCACGGCACTGCGCCACCGTCACCCCGACGCGGACGTGTCCGTCATCGACGTGATCTCGGCGCGCGCCACCGACCAGATCACGGCAGGCCGACTCGACGTGGCGGTGGCCGCCCAGTGGGGACCGTCCTTCACCGCCCCTGCCGGAGTAGCGGTCCATCCACTCCTTGTCGACCCCATGGTGGTCGTACTCCCCGACGACCACCCGCTGGCCGTCGAACGTCCACCCGGCACCGCCCTGACGCTGCGGGAGCTGCGCGACGCCTCGTGGGTGGCCATCACCTCCGGGCAGGGCCCGCGCGAGCAGCTCGAACTCCTCACCGCCAAGGCCGGGTTCGCGCCACGCGTGCGCTTCGAGACCGAGTCCTACGACGTGGCGCAGGCCCTGGTCGCCTCGGGCGTCGGCGTCGCCCTCGTCTCACGCCTCGCCCTCACCCACGTCCCCGGCACCACCCACCGCGACCTCGCCGAGCCCCGCCCACACCGACGCATCCACGCGGTGACCCCCACGGACACCAGCCTCACTCCGCTGGTCGGCGCATTTCTGCACCTGCTGGACGACGTCGCCCGCGAGCTCGCCGACACCGACACCGACACCGACACCGACACCGGCGAGGGGCAGGGACAAGAGTCCACTGGCACGTAG
- a CDS encoding DUF1206 domain-containing protein — translation MATRWAPAHGRGHARRAANSNAVAAGARAGFVARGVLYVLIGVLALRIAFSDSEGQQADRGGAVTEIAQKPFGTALLWLLGIALAGMALWRLTEAAFGQAGPDGRKASKRAMSGARCVFYGFVSYSVLSYAAGSKGSGSGSSDKDSQDVTAKALDWPGGTWIVGVAGAALAVAGLWLAVRALLRKFHKHLRMSEMSKRPRQAVDVTGVFGGTARGAVFCVAGAFAIVAAVRHEPGKAKGMDDTLRAFTDTPVGPWLLALIALGLMAFGAFSWANARWRKV, via the coding sequence ATGGCCACTCGATGGGCACCAGCACACGGACGCGGTCACGCGCGTCGCGCAGCGAACAGCAACGCGGTCGCGGCAGGAGCCCGTGCGGGCTTCGTCGCTCGGGGAGTCCTCTACGTCCTGATCGGCGTCCTGGCCCTGCGGATCGCCTTCTCCGACAGCGAAGGTCAGCAGGCGGACCGGGGCGGCGCGGTCACCGAGATCGCCCAGAAGCCTTTCGGTACCGCCCTGTTGTGGCTTCTCGGCATCGCCCTGGCGGGGATGGCGCTGTGGCGGCTGACCGAGGCGGCGTTCGGGCAGGCGGGACCTGACGGCCGTAAGGCGAGCAAGCGGGCGATGTCCGGGGCCCGTTGCGTGTTCTACGGATTCGTCTCGTACTCCGTGCTCAGCTACGCGGCCGGGAGCAAGGGCAGCGGCAGTGGCAGCTCGGACAAGGACTCGCAGGATGTCACGGCCAAGGCGCTGGACTGGCCCGGCGGCACGTGGATCGTGGGGGTCGCCGGTGCCGCGCTGGCCGTGGCCGGCCTGTGGCTCGCCGTCAGGGCCCTTCTGCGTAAGTTCCACAAGCATCTGAGGATGTCCGAGATGTCGAAGCGGCCCCGACAGGCGGTCGATGTGACCGGGGTCTTCGGCGGCACGGCACGGGGCGCGGTCTTCTGTGTCGCCGGCGCCTTCGCCATCGTCGCGGCCGTCCGCCACGAGCCCGGCAAGGCCAAGGGCATGGACGACACCCTGCGCGCCTTCACCGATACTCCCGTCGGGCCCTGGCTGCTGGCGTTGATCGCGCTCGGCCTCATGGCCTTCGGCGCGTTCTCCTGGGCGAACGCCCGCTGGCGCAAGGTCTGA
- a CDS encoding SulP family inorganic anion transporter gives MTRPKPPRLPRLGKPRPSDVSAGLVTGLFSIPEGMAYAAIGGFNPVAGIYAGVVPTVLGSLFARTVLMVTTLTSALALTSQSAIKEAGLDAKDVGNVATLAVLAGTVMLLMGVLRLGVVMSFVSNAVMTGFSTGIALQIITGSLKDATGYKPGPHNKLAQLADWVWHIGDWQLAATLTALVTVAAWALLRLVKRLEAVATLIALLAVSVGVAVLGTHVDLARDIGHIPAALPSFTAPDLSAVGALLPGAFAVALVGLAQAASIGPTVPNPDGSKSSVNGDFVAQGLGNLGGGLFGALPTGGSMSRTGVAVGAGARTRWTGIFAGLWLALLVLTLGSLAERIPMPVIGALIIVIGCELVVGRLPDIRLVLRTSPLSAAAMVITFLATTQLPLQQAIVIGAVLSLLLFCVQAARQTRLVSLHRDTDGGHWRTGDPPRRLPPGEVTVLDYAGTSLFAELPRVEAALPDVHGARDAVLVLVVRTLPDVPSSAVVKFLDRYARSLSDEGGRLVLAGVQPPLARLLEVSGLAERLGEGGVVPAQPEIFAPVERAVAEGRAWITSHEKAPDGSPEDRSESAGPRPPAADQPP, from the coding sequence GTGACACGGCCGAAGCCACCGAGGCTCCCGCGGCTCGGCAAGCCGCGGCCGTCCGACGTCTCCGCCGGGCTCGTCACCGGCCTGTTCTCCATCCCCGAAGGCATGGCGTACGCGGCGATCGGCGGCTTCAATCCGGTCGCCGGCATCTACGCGGGCGTCGTCCCGACCGTCCTCGGCTCGCTCTTCGCGCGCACCGTCCTGATGGTCACCACCCTCACCTCGGCGCTCGCGCTGACCTCGCAGAGCGCCATCAAGGAGGCCGGGCTCGACGCCAAGGACGTGGGCAACGTCGCCACGCTCGCCGTACTGGCCGGGACGGTCATGCTGCTGATGGGGGTGCTGCGGCTCGGCGTCGTCATGTCGTTCGTGTCGAACGCCGTGATGACCGGCTTCTCCACCGGCATCGCCCTCCAGATCATCACCGGCTCACTGAAGGACGCCACCGGCTACAAGCCGGGCCCGCACAACAAACTGGCTCAACTCGCCGACTGGGTCTGGCACATCGGAGACTGGCAGCTCGCCGCGACCCTCACCGCACTCGTCACCGTCGCCGCTTGGGCGCTGCTCCGGCTCGTCAAACGGCTGGAGGCGGTGGCCACCCTCATCGCGCTGCTCGCGGTCAGCGTCGGTGTCGCCGTCCTGGGCACGCACGTCGACCTGGCCCGCGACATCGGGCACATCCCGGCGGCGCTGCCCTCCTTCACCGCCCCAGACCTGTCCGCCGTCGGCGCGCTGCTGCCCGGAGCGTTCGCCGTCGCCCTCGTCGGCCTCGCCCAGGCCGCCTCCATCGGCCCGACCGTCCCCAACCCCGACGGCTCCAAGTCCTCCGTGAACGGCGACTTCGTCGCCCAGGGACTCGGCAACCTCGGCGGCGGACTGTTCGGCGCGCTGCCCACCGGCGGTTCCATGTCCCGCACGGGCGTCGCGGTCGGCGCCGGCGCCCGCACCCGCTGGACCGGTATCTTCGCCGGGCTGTGGCTGGCCCTCCTGGTCCTCACTCTCGGCTCCCTCGCCGAACGCATCCCGATGCCCGTCATCGGCGCCCTCATCATCGTCATCGGCTGCGAACTGGTCGTGGGCCGGCTGCCCGACATCCGCCTCGTACTGCGTACGTCACCGCTGTCGGCGGCGGCGATGGTGATCACGTTCCTGGCGACCACGCAGCTGCCGCTCCAGCAGGCCATCGTGATCGGCGCCGTGCTGTCGCTGCTGCTGTTCTGTGTGCAGGCGGCCCGGCAGACGCGGCTCGTCTCCCTGCACCGGGACACCGATGGCGGCCACTGGCGCACCGGCGATCCGCCGCGCCGCCTACCGCCCGGCGAGGTCACCGTCCTCGACTACGCGGGCACCTCACTGTTCGCCGAGCTGCCGCGCGTGGAGGCCGCGCTGCCCGACGTCCACGGGGCCCGGGACGCGGTCCTGGTGCTGGTGGTGCGCACGCTGCCCGATGTGCCCTCGTCGGCGGTGGTCAAGTTCCTCGACCGGTACGCCCGCTCCCTGTCCGACGAGGGCGGGCGGCTGGTCCTGGCCGGGGTGCAGCCCCCGCTCGCCCGCCTCCTTGAGGTGTCGGGGCTCGCCGAGCGCCTCGGCGAGGGCGGTGTCGTACCGGCGCAGCCCGAGATCTTCGCGCCGGTGGAGCGGGCGGTCGCGGAGGGCCGGGCCTGGATCACGTCGCACGAGAAGGCACCGGATGGGAGCCCGGAGGACCGGTCCGAGTCCGCCGGGCCTCGGCCGCCCGCCGCCGATCAGCCGCCATGA